gtgtgtgtggtgtgcCGAAGCGTCCAAGCACCAGCCTTGATTGAACCAGTGTGTTCCCACACGGGCGTGTGTGGCATCCTCTCAGCTGGTTACCGCCATTTTCAGTCAAGTCAGGCACCTCACCTTGTAGTGCAATCTTTCCATGGAACAAAGAGAAGAGGCAGAACGACTGACTCGAGAAGAAACATCTTGTTACTCTTCTCTCGGGCAATACGTTTAGCCCATCGGACTTGTTTCCAGGCTTGCAGGCTTGAATAAGAACTCATGATGAGCTCGGACATGGCGACTAGCCGGCGCTGCCGTACATGACAAAGTAGGCCGACTAACATTGAAGCTGATGGTGATGAAGCCTTCAAAGCACCTCGGTCTCTGCTGGGTCAGCCACTTACACCACCTGGTCACTGCACCGACCGAGCCGCCAGTGTTGTGGTGCACCAACGGTCTTGCCATCAACAGCTACTTGCACTTGAGCGGTGACATGACACCGTCTTGCCACAGGCCAATTTCCAGGTAGACTTGTTGCATAGGGTTGCCCAACCTTGCGACGATGATCCAAGTCTCAGCATACGACTTGTCAGCCGTTCACCTCAGTCGCTCCCGAGACCTACCGCCCACTTCCTTGCCCCTCTTCTTGCTTCCCACCCATTCCTCGCTCGCCCTGTCGTTGCCTCCTTGTCCGCGACTGATATTGTGCCTTTCTATCTGCATCTTTCACCCCATATACAGTACAAGCAAAGTAAGCTCAGGGGCAGCACTATAGAACCTATGCTCAGGCACAGGATAGGCGCAGAACAGGCAGGTACGGGCGCGCAACTCAATTATTCTTGTCGCACTCTCGGCACAATGTAGCTCTCACAACCGGTCGCTCTTTGGGCGGCATGATGTAGATGGGCATTCGAGCTGTGTTCGTCAGCAGCTCCTGCTCCCACTTTCTTGATCTCGTCGCTACTTCCAGGCCCAGACAAGGGCGGCTTGCCAAATTCAAGCTCCGTCCTTGCTCGCCCACCTGGCGGCCATTATTTGTACCTCACACTCCCCATTGCCATCCCCATCCACATCCCATACCTTGCTTCTATGACTAGGTTGGCCTACCaagtcctcctcctcctctgaGCTGCGTGTGTTGCGCAAGGTAGCTGGCCCTGTCCTGGGTACTTCATTACCCACCAGACCGAGCCACACccctacctaggtagccTGTCGAGCGAGTGTACCTCTCTCCCCCGTTGCCGCTACTTACTGCTTTCGGTCAACTTCCCTtcggcccccccccccaaaaatcgagttccttctcttcctcttcatctctattctttcctccccctccactACACCTTGTTCTTCGAAACACTCCTTGTAACACGcctgagagagagacgagagCTCCCAAAGCTCTAAACCATTGCTCACCAAGCATCGCAGCATTTTATCGAACCGTCAAATGACCAAACTTCACCACATTGAGACACTTTCAATTGACATCGCTTCCCCTTCGCAATATACTACTGCCGCACTTATCTCAACTCACCCCGCTCAGTATCGATACCAGCCCTCAAGTGCATGGTGGGGTCAAGATGCCGCCCAGATCTTCTCTAACGTCTTCCTTTTCAATCACCGACTCCAACAATGAAGTCGTGTGTCCTCTGCGAAACCAGGATGGATCTAGCTGTAGGAAGAGATGCATCGGTGTAAGTGCTGTCTGCATTGCTGCATTGGTCTCTCCTCACGACGTCTCCTTCGCCACAAGCACCGGGCGTCTGCACATTCTGTGACTTTGGCGCAGAGCTTTGATAACAACCCAAACCCACCCGGCCGAGAGAacgaaagaaaaagagaacGGGAAAAAAAGCCCATCTGACCCTCTTGATTAAACTGCAGGAAAAACGATACCGTTCCATGCAAGAGCACATCCGCCGAGCACACCCTGAGCACTACATTTCGAAGCTCCCAGCGACCGAGGAAAGCTTTCTGCTCATGATAAACACCCCTCCGTCTGAACGTCCACCGATGCAGCAGCCAAACGCGACCTCTGTTCCCCAGGGTTCGTCCCTCTCAATCCAGGGCTTCTCCTCAAAGATTGACCATCCTCAAGGCTTCAATCACGACCGCCATATGTACGACAATAGTAATCCGGGGACGCCCCGGGTCTTGGAAGACCACACTGTCAGCTCCCTGCTTCCCACGGCcagtgctgctgctgcgctaGCTCAGTTGCATGGTCACAAAGTCGAACCCGAATGGGAGTCTGAGATGGTAAGTCGGAAGCCGTTTACTTCACAGGCTTTACCAGCGAGAAGTAATGGCTAATCAATTTATTTCCCCAACCACCAGGGCTGGCACTCCGATAGCGAAGGACGCCGGATTCCCAGGACATCAATCGAGCTGCCGCCACTGCACTTGTCCAATAACGACATTACTAGCGAACCGTTCCCGGCCATGAACTCGAGCAGGCCGCGGGACATACTTCCGTCAATCCTAACAAATTCGCCTCCTGGTCGCTCTTCGACACTGCCGCCAATCCAGCGACCCGTGGGGCCCGCGCGACCTAGGAAACAGTCCGTCACTAAGAGGGGCAGGGAAGCACACCATAAGAAACAGAAATCTCGTGGATCGGCAGCAGACTGGCTTCGACGTATCCAGAACGATGAACGGCTTAGACCAGGTAATAATGACCGTAAGGCGTTATCGGCTGAACCTTCTGCAGACTATGGGAAAAGGTGGGAAGACCTCATCGATGCTGCCGATCAGGCTGCatcggccgccggcgacatTGATGAGGATAGGACTCCCGTAAGACTTATCCACTTGCCATACCTGTCTACTCATGCTGACTCGCATCAAGATGCCTCAATCACCAGTTTCCATTCACAGGGCGTCGTTGCCTCCGTTTCAACACCACCACGGATTCCAAGCAGCAGCTGGAGGAAACTATCAAGCCTCACCTCTACAGCAAGCCCTGACCCCGCCATCCTACAGCCAGGACACGATTGACCCATTTCCGTCGGTTGAAAGTGGTGAGAGCGGGGAGAACTTCCACATCGAGTCGCGAGGCTTATCAGATTCCTCACCGAGCTATTCGTCTCAAAATACCCAAATCTATTGCGCAGCCTGCCAGAGCGTCTCACTGCTCAAGGACTCGTATGCCTGCACAGAATGCATTTGCGGCCTGTGTCAAGCGTGTGTCGATGTTCTTATGGCAGAGCAGGGGGCCCGTCGCAAGTGCCCCCGTTGTGCCACGATTGGCGGTCGGTTCAAGCCATTCCAGCTTGACATCCGGTGATTAGACCTTTGTTATCAATCGTCATGAATACGTTACGCACAAATGTCCGACTCTGGGGCCCACAATACTGCATTTGACATCAACCATACACACACTtgcgcacacacacacacacacccggCGTCTTGGGAACCAACATGCATACAAAGCATCGAGCTTGGCATAGGGATTCACCGCATCGTTTTATACCTCGGCGTTGCAACTACGCGAGAGCTTAGACAGAGAGCTTTTCACGAGCCGGCTTCTACACATTCTTTACCATTTCAGGGATGCTTGAATCATGATAGTCTTGTGGTATAGGAGTGGATGGGactcttttttcttttctttcgaGGGACCCCCTTAAATTCgttttttccttcttctttttttttgggcTTCAGTATGGGATATCAAAATGGACTTTAGGATCAAGGGTTGGCTTTGCACGTCTTCATGACCTTTTCTATTATCAATCACCTTGGGTGGGTATGGGCAACCTGTTTTTCTTGGGAGTATTCAATTGGTTTATAGATGACAATCATGAAATTCGAAACGTTCCTAGAGTGAAATGTCCTGTGTAACGTGGGTATCATCAAGTGTCCAGACCGGCTCGCTCAAGTGTGGGGCGACCGTATTTCCGTTACCTTCGCAAgtccttctctttctccttctccttcttgagaAGCAAGTCGCGCATGGCCGCTCTAGAATTGCGACTGCCACCCAGCTTCGGTCCCTTGAGGACGTCCTCGTCTGCCTTGCGGGCTCCCGCGCGGGCCGGCGCTGCagccgtcttcttcctctgctGGCGCTGGACCATAGCGTCCATGAACTCACGTCGGAATTCCTCAGCAATGCGGTCGTCAGCGTCACCAGGGCCCTCATTCTGGGGTTCTTGGGGCTTCGGCACGTCGTAAACGTCGACTTTGCTGTTTCTTAGCATGCCGTTGCAGACGTTAGATGTAGCTAGATAAAAGGGGCTTACGTCTGTTTTCGCGCAGAATTTCCTCGACAAGCTGGTCCCGCTTGATGTCGTCGCTATTACGACGGTTTCGGGGCCGCCAGGGTTTGCCGTCCCTTCCAAGGCGAggcttcttccccttccgGCCGTCTGGGTTGTCGGCGCCCGcaccgtcgacctcgccgagaaggcggcgggcggcttTTTCGGTCATAGCCTGGTTGCGGGCGCGGACCTCAtcgccaaggtcgacctCCATGAGCTTGCCCTGCATGATGGGGTGGTTCTTGGGGTCCGGATCGGCGAtgggtggcggtggtgatgatgctGCCGACGCGGACGGTGGGGGGTGTGGGGCGGGGTGCGCGGCGGAGGATTTGCGGTTAGAGAGGTGGGATTCTATGTATTCCATCCTTGCTTGATCAGCCTCTGGTCAACGGTGGCAGGGTGCGCAGTTTCTCGAGAAGCTCCCCTGGACTCTCCCCAGGACCGAAATTAGTGGTACATACATGTGTTTATTGACAACGGTAGCCGCGGCCGTGCCCGTCTGTGGCGCGAAACGCTTCGTGACGAGAGGTTCATCGTCAGGCTgcgacgccgcggcggggACCAGCGCGcgcgatgatgatgacgatgatgatgctgtcCACGATAAGAgatctgcgtcatctgccGATGCTCCTGCCGCCGTGGTAATTCCGCGCGCTGAGAAACCTACGCCGTTGAGGCGCTTGCGGGACCGTTGGCGGAAGGCAGCGGGGATGTAGGATTCGGTttcttcgtcggcggtgggGACTGTGACAGCGCCGGACGTCATCGGCACGACGGCCTCAGTTTCTTTCGAGTGTGTCGCATTCGAAGCTTCTAATGGAGAGGTGGCGGTGTCGTCGGGTGATGCGGCGCGTTGGCGGAGGCCTACTTTACGCTTCTTGTTTGCGCGGAAAAGGAtcggggccggcgccggcgcagaGGCCGCCCGGTCGACAGCTGGTGCTGAGTCGCTCGAGGATGTCATTGCTGGGTAAATGCACGGAGATTCGCGGCTTTTGTATTCAAGCGTTTGTTTTGTTGGGAGGCACTTTTGTGGCTATTGTTGATTCGAGGGCGTTGGATGTCGTCGCCCATGAGGACAGATGGTTGATTAGTGAAATGATGCGAGGCATAGCTCGATCGCAAATTCGCCCGAGGATTAGGGGCCCGACTTCGAACAAGTTGCCGGCGTTTAGCCTATCGATAATCGCccaagaggaagaaagcTTGACAGGGGTTCTGGTATGTCATCGGTGCGTGGCAAGATGTGGAACCTCCCACCTCTGCACCTGAGAGTCGTTCCCGCTTCTTTTGCTCAAGAGAGCTCCGAGCTACTTTTGACCTCGTCACATTCCGCCTCCCAGCACTGCACCCCGGCTTTGAAGGAAAGGAGGACACAAAACATCATGGCGAAGAGGGTATGTTGTTTTCCTCGGTGAATCAATTATGGTCCATTTGTGACAAATTCTAGATATACTTTTTGGCCCATGGCGGCCAAGTACAAGGTACGTGAACCCCCCGCGATGAGCTCCGAGCTTTTTATCTGGTCTGGATaaggatggagggggggggtggtaATCATTTTCTCGCTGACGTCACACGCAGGCGTGGGGTTCCGGTTCGTGATAAGACTCCTCTGCACGATTCTTTTCAGTCTCACGGGCAAATTGAGGTTCGTTGGGCGTGCTCAAAATTACTAACTGGCCTGTAATGGAATAGCTACTTTACCCAGAAAAGAGCGACCGAGTATGGACTCACAGGGTGGTGTCGCAACACGGATAACAACAAGGTGGGTTTGCACACATTCGTTACTACCACCATGGTACATGTTTTTGGGAGTTTAATGGACGATTTGCAAGTGATTTGGGGGGATTGTGACGGCTAACATATCTGTGACATCTGTGACATAGGTTGAGGGCGAGGCGCAAGGTGACGAGGACGCGCTGAAGAAGCTTCTTAAAGACATCGATCAGGGGCCGAGGTCGGCCAAGGTCGTCAAACTCGACCAGGAGGAAAGGGATCTCGTCAACGACGAAAATGACTTTCTGGTCAGACGATGAGAGGTGCCGGGGCACCGATCCTGCAACTGAGGGGCGTACTCGTGAAAAATGCTgcgagacggagacgggaAACGGGCTTGCTGCCCGTTCTTGGGCCATCACAAGCATATCCTAGGGCAACATGTGATTTGTTTATGGCCACTCCGAATCACAGCTTGGAGAATGTGTTATTGAAGAGATAGTGGCAAGGCGACCTGGACAGCTTGTGATGTCAAGTCATGGGCCCGACAAAGCAGTGTTACCGTCATTGAGCTCAAACGAGCATGCCGCTCTCTTGACCCTGAATGTTTTCCCAGAACAATATTACAAGCACAATTACATCAATGCAGTCTCAAATACGTTTTTTAGAAGTCTCGCCGTCATTTTTAAGGCCGCAAGTGTgcagaagagggagaagtgCTCTAGAAAGTACAGAGCTCTCGAGGAGCCAGTTTGATGAAAGGAAAGGCTTGCCAACGCCTGATGAAATGCGATAACGTCCATGTTAACAAGGACTCTTCAGCAGAAACCGCTAATCATGTCGTGGCCGTGTCAAATATGACTCACCAACTTGATCCATCAAGCATTGGGCCAGACGTACTTGTTGACCCATGACAATCATGAAGctgtcgaagacggcggggAAGAGAGAGTCAATTGGTTCTCAATGGCGTGGTGATGGGAGCATGAACACGGTTCTGCCTAGACAAGCAGTGGAGAAATGTCCTACGAGTCACATAACACAGGCTCAAGATCCATCATACCTACCGAACCTCGTGAAGTCTGGGTTGCAAAAGTTCCGTGCAAATCCGGACCACCTCACAATGTGATTGCACCATGCAGGCAACAGCGGCCTGTGGCGGCCGACCGGGAGGAAATAGCGGAGACACCCCCTGGAGGTCACTGGACTTCGCGTCGAAAGCTCCCCGCGATTTAGGCAGCACACACCCCTGCATCGTGTCTattctctcttttccttcaTTCCCAGCGCGTCTCCTGCCTGGACGACAAGCCACTCGGCGACAGCCACCTACGGCATGTGAACGAAACCCTTTTGGCCAACAGAGCCTTGACGTATCCCGGCAACAGAATGTGCGTAGCGGCTGTTTGAGGAGGGACTTTGCAGTGAACCTAGCTCTGTATGCACCAACCCAACCGTCTCCTCTTCCAGGAAGCAAACGGGAAACAACCGGTTAAGATGAGTGCCAGCCCAGACGCCTTCGAAACCATATAATATAGCTTCAACTCCCCATGTTCTTCTTCGGTGCTTTTCCATTCTGTACCGTCAGCACATGTTTCAACTTCTCATCAAGCTCTCGTCTGTCGATTAGTTATACCGTTTGTTGTCTAGCCTTTGCTGTCTGTCAGCTCATCTTCGTTACCCAACTCGCCTCCAAAAGCTCGCATACTCAAGCTTCTTGACTCTACGCTCCAAGTCGGCAAACCGAGGTATCTGGACTGCCAGCTCATCCCAATCATTATAGAGTAATATTCCATCTCCAGCTCTTCACTGCCCCCTCGCCTTTTCCAAAGCCGGATAAGAGCCCCCGTCTCAACAGGATGTTCGCCCCAGAGCTTCAGAAGTTGCCAGCCCCTCATGGAGCCTTAATAAACTACATCCACGACCATCCAGAGAAGCAGATGGTTGAGATCTTGGAGCCTTATCGTAAGTATGAAGCTCAGCTCCGATCAGTCTTCGCCCAAGACCGCAACCATCCCGCCCTTAGCGACTCCCACATCAACCTTTTGCCCCTTTTCACCGAGGATACCAAGAACATCAAGACGCGCGCCAGattcctcgccgccgagacccaAGAGGAGAGGGACCGCTACATCATGGCCCTCCCGGACGACAAGCGTCGTAGCAATGGCTCTCCCGCCGTGGTCTCTGGCATCAAGGAGTTTCAGAAGAACTTCAACATCTTTTCCGAGTCTTCCCTCGTGGACATGAACTGGGACAACGTTGTTGCAGCCGGATCCTCCGTCATCAACACTCTTCTGCCCGTTCCGCCCGAGTTCAACGTCTCCAAACGCAAACTTCGCGAATACTACCACGAGAAGTTCTGCCCGGCGTCTGATGTTGACCTATTTTTGTACGGTCTCACCCatgaggaggccgtcgagaagatAAAAGAGATCGAGAATTCGGTCCGCGACGCTATTCTGAACGAAGTTACGGTTGTCCGCACGAAATATGCCATTACCATAGCTTCGCAATATCCTACCCGCCACATCCAGGTGAATTCTGTGCTAGCCCTACATCTGATTTAACTGCTGACCGTTAATGCAGATTGTCCTGCGTGTATATAAGTGAGTAGATATTGTATCGGCGATGATAAGATTAAGAGTCGATGCTAACTAACGACAAGATCTGTGGGTGAAATCCTCACAGGATTCGACATCgacgcggcgggcggcgcctATGACGGGAAGCAGGTCTGGGTTACTCCCAGAGCTCTGGGAAGCTTCATCACTCAGGTAAACCAAATCGACCTGACCCGCAGAAGTCCGTCGTACGAGAACCGTCTTTCCAAGTACAGCCACCGTAACTTCGAGGTCTACTGGCCGGAGCTTGAGCGAAACCGCATCGATCCCACCATCTTCGAACGCAGCTTCCAGAGGACACTCGGTCTCGCAAGACTTCTGGTTCTCGAACGACTCCCCACGCAGTCGGTCCGGGATACATACCTCAACAAGcggagagaggagagaggtcGGCCAACGGCCAATCGCTTCAATCCCCACCGTCTGAACGGAAACATCAAAGACAGCTACGAGGACGAAGTCGCGGATTGGGTTGACGAGAATGATGTCTCCAACTACCACACATTCACTGTCCCTTACGGCCAGTAGTACGTTGATATCCCCTTTTTAATGGTTTTCTCTGCTGACCGGATTAGCTTCCATGCAAAGAAGATCGAGAAGCTTTGCTACACTCGAGACCTTCGTGAGTACTCCGGGGTCAAACTTCACGCATATACTAACGTGTAGGTCAGTTCTCAACGCCGAATGGAATCAGCCTGAGCAGAGAGAGGTCTAtctgcatcgtcatcctGCATTCTTTGGTCGTGTCGAGGACGTCATTGAGGATTGTTGCGGCTGTTGCCCGAAGCCTGTCACGCCTGAAGAAATCGAAATtgccaagaaggagggtgAGATCTACATCTCTGGCAAAGTTTCATTCATGATCGATGACCCTGGCCGACAGCAGATCGGTTCTTTCAACCCCCTGACCGAGGATGACTGGACCGACATGGCATATATTGGAAACACAGCTCGCCTGTGTCAGAGTATtgtcgatggcgatgtcgatgAGGTCCTCGATTGGCTGTTCCAGGAGGGTGCCGATTCCAACAAGCGAGACTACACTGGGCGTACGCCCCTTCATCTTGCGGTGATCAGCTCGACGCCCGAGGTTGTGCGCTGTCTCGTCGACCATGGGTCTCGTCTGACCGCCCGCCTTGCTGACGGCAGAACGGCGCTGCATCTCGCGGCCGAGCGAGGGAACTCGGACATGATCAAAATCCTGATGGATAAGAGCATCACAaacgaggaggaagaagaggataaGGTTGATCTTCGTCGCAAAGCTGTTCGAACCCGGCTGCAGGAGGAACCTGCCTCCCGGATGACTCGGAACCAGGACGACTATGATAATGACGCGGAGGGCGATGCCAAATCTGACGAACCTTCCGACATCGAGTTGGTTGACGCGGG
This sequence is a window from Colletotrichum higginsianum IMI 349063 chromosome 8, whole genome shotgun sequence. Protein-coding genes within it:
- a CDS encoding mRNA splicing factor rna helicase, yielding MTSSSDSAPAVDRAASAPAPAPILFRANKKRKVGLRQRAASPDDTATSPLEASNATHSKETEAVVPMTSGAVTVPTADEETESYIPAAFRQRSRKRLNGVGFSARGITTAAGASADDADLLSWTASSSSSSSRALVPAAASQPDDEPLVTKRFAPQTGTAAATVVNKHMMEYIESHLSNRKSSAAHPAPHPPPSASAASSPPPPIADPDPKNHPIMQGKLMEVDLGDEVRARNQAMTEKAARRLLGEVDGAGADNPDGRKGKKPRLGRDGKPWRPRNRRNSDDIKRDQLVEEILRENRLDVYDVPKPQEPQNEGPGDADDRIAEEFRREFMDAMVQRQQRKKTAAAPARAGARKADEDVLKGPKLGGSRNSRAAMRDLLLKKEKEKEKDLRR
- a CDS encoding Acylphosphatase — translated: MAAKYKKRATEYGLTGWCRNTDNNKVEGEAQGDEDALKKLLKDIDQGPRSAKVVKLDQEERDLVNDENDFLVRR
- a CDS encoding Transcription factor; the protein is MPPRSSLTSSFSITDSNNEVVCPLRNQDGSSCRKRCIGEKRYRSMQEHIRRAHPEHYISKLPATEESFLLMINTPPSERPPMQQPNATSVPQGSSLSIQGFSSKIDHPQGFNHDRHMYDNSNPGTPRVLEDHTVSSLLPTASAAAALAQLHGHKVEPEWESEMGWHSDSEGRRIPRTSIELPPLHLSNNDITSEPFPAMNSSRPRDILPSILTNSPPGRSSTLPPIQRPVGPARPRKQSVTKRGREAHHKKQKSRGSAADWLRRIQNDERLRPGNNDRKALSAEPSADYGKRWEDLIDAADQAASAAGDIDEDRTPMPQSPVSIHRASLPPFQHHHGFQAAAGGNYQASPLQQALTPPSYSQDTIDPFPSVESGESGENFHIESRGLSDSSPSYSSQNTQIYCAACQSVSLLKDSYACTECICGLCQACVDVLMAEQGARRKCPRCATIGGRFKPFQLDIR